One region of Rhodocaloribacter litoris genomic DNA includes:
- the rpiA gene encoding ribose-5-phosphate isomerase RpiA: MQAHERRSDPRAAAKRAVGEQVAAMVEDGMCLGLGTGSTAACALEALGRRIRDEGLHVSGIPTSFFAEQLARTCGIPLVTFEDVDRVDLAFDGADEVDPHLNLIKGRGAAHTREKVVATQAARFVVLVDETKLVDRLGTRMPVPVEVLPMAARPVRRALERLGARAELRMGARKDGPVVTDQGFWVIDARFEAGLDDPAALDHALKRLPGVLDHGLFIGLATDVLVGEEDGGVRHLRARG; the protein is encoded by the coding sequence ATGCAGGCACATGAGCGCAGGAGCGATCCCCGTGCGGCGGCGAAGCGGGCCGTCGGCGAACAGGTGGCCGCGATGGTGGAGGACGGCATGTGCCTGGGGCTGGGGACCGGCTCGACGGCGGCCTGTGCCCTGGAGGCGCTGGGACGGCGCATTCGCGACGAGGGCCTGCATGTCTCCGGGATTCCCACCTCGTTCTTTGCCGAGCAACTCGCCCGCACCTGTGGCATCCCGCTCGTCACGTTCGAGGACGTCGACCGGGTCGATCTGGCCTTCGACGGGGCGGACGAGGTGGACCCGCATCTCAACCTGATCAAGGGGCGAGGGGCGGCGCACACCCGGGAGAAGGTGGTCGCCACGCAGGCGGCCCGCTTCGTCGTGCTGGTGGACGAGACGAAGCTCGTCGACCGGCTCGGCACCCGGATGCCGGTGCCGGTGGAGGTGTTGCCCATGGCGGCACGGCCGGTGCGGCGGGCACTCGAACGCCTCGGGGCCCGGGCCGAGCTTCGCATGGGGGCGCGCAAGGACGGGCCGGTCGTCACGGACCAGGGCTTCTGGGTGATCGATGCCCGTTTCGAGGCAGGGCTCGACGACCCCGCCGCGCTGGATCACGCCCTGAAACGCCTGCCGGGCGTGCTGGACCACGGCCTCTTCATCGGCCTGGCGACGGACGTGCTCGTGGGCGAGGAGGACGGCGGCGTGCGGCACCTCCGGGCGCGGGGGTGA
- a CDS encoding energy transducer TonB encodes MALRKTEKADLRKRYPLYVEIGLALTLLLLIVAFRLDLRAEDSFEIVMEEQEVVQIEEIQQTQQIEKPPPPPRPPVPVEVPDDEVLEDDDLDLDATLDIDQPLTDLPPPPPPAEEEEEPEPEIFVIVEEMPELIGGLAAIQEKIRYPEIAKKAGVEGRVIVQFVVDEQGRVVDPVVVRGIGAGCDEEAIRAVSQAKFKPGKQRGKPVKVKMTLPITFKLK; translated from the coding sequence ATGGCCCTACGAAAAACCGAAAAAGCCGACCTGCGCAAGCGCTATCCGCTCTACGTCGAGATCGGGCTGGCGCTGACGCTGCTGCTGCTCATCGTGGCCTTCCGCCTGGACCTGCGGGCGGAGGACTCGTTCGAGATCGTGATGGAGGAGCAGGAGGTCGTCCAGATCGAGGAGATCCAGCAGACCCAGCAGATCGAGAAGCCGCCGCCGCCGCCGCGCCCGCCGGTGCCGGTCGAGGTTCCGGATGACGAGGTGCTCGAAGACGACGACCTGGACCTCGATGCCACGCTCGACATCGACCAGCCGCTGACGGACCTTCCGCCGCCCCCACCGCCGGCCGAGGAGGAAGAGGAGCCGGAGCCGGAGATCTTCGTCATCGTGGAGGAGATGCCGGAACTGATCGGCGGGCTGGCCGCCATCCAGGAGAAGATTCGCTATCCCGAGATCGCCAAGAAGGCTGGCGTCGAAGGCCGCGTCATCGTGCAGTTCGTCGTCGATGAGCAGGGGCGCGTCGTCGATCCGGTCGTCGTGCGCGGCATCGGGGCGGGCTGCGACGAGGAGGCGATCCGCGCCGTCAGCCAGGCCAAGTTCAAGCCGGGCAAGCAGCGCGGCAAGCCCGTGAAGGTCAAGATGACGCTGCCCATCACCTTCAAACTGAAGTAA
- a CDS encoding VanZ family protein — protein MSLPLRRLLAAGWTILILLLLSLPGESLPDLALLSYDKAGHFVLFAVLGWLWMAAMTRPLPARTWWVLTGGSVFAAMSELYQGLLPWQRLPDVYDVLADMLGLFAAVQAYRLRHRKHARPAS, from the coding sequence ATGAGCCTGCCCCTGCGTCGCCTCCTCGCCGCCGGCTGGACGATCCTGATCCTCCTCCTCCTTTCCCTGCCCGGAGAAAGCCTGCCCGACCTGGCCCTGCTCTCCTACGACAAAGCCGGGCACTTCGTCCTCTTCGCCGTCCTGGGCTGGCTCTGGATGGCCGCCATGACCCGGCCCCTGCCGGCCCGCACCTGGTGGGTCCTCACCGGCGGCTCCGTCTTCGCCGCCATGAGCGAGCTCTATCAGGGCCTGCTCCCCTGGCAACGCCTCCCGGACGTCTACGACGTCCTCGCCGATATGCTCGGCCTCTTCGCCGCCGTGCAGGCCTACCGCCTGCGCCACCGGAAGCACGCCCGCCCGGCGTCCTGA